A section of the Plectropomus leopardus isolate mb unplaced genomic scaffold, YSFRI_Pleo_2.0 unplaced_scaffold10052, whole genome shotgun sequence genome encodes:
- the LOC121963147 gene encoding low-density lipoprotein receptor-related protein 6-like codes for ATQMLLLARRTDLRHISLDTPDFTDIILQVDDIRHAIAIDYDPVEGYIYWTDDDVKAIRRSLLDGSDAQFVVTSQVNHPDGIAVDWIARNLYWTDTGTDRIEVTRLNGTMRKILISEDLDEPRAIVLDPVAGYMYWTDWGEVPKIERADLDGMERLVMVNTSLGWPNGLALDYEERRLYWGDAKTDKIE; via the exons GTGCGACTCAGATGCTGCTGTTGGCTCGGCGAACAGACCTGCGGCACATCTCTCTGGACACGCCGGACTTCACCGACATCATCCTGCAGGTGGACGACATCCGGCACGCCATCGCCATCGACTACGACCCCGTGGAGGGATACATCTACTGGACGGACGACGACGTGAAGGCCATCCGCCGCTCGCTGCTTGACGGCAGCGACGCACAGTTCGTGGTCACGTCTCAGGTCAACCACCCGGATGGCATCGCCGTGGACTGGATCGCCCGCAACCTTTACTGGACCGATACTGGGACCGACCGCATCGAGGTGACGCGACTCAACGGGACAATGCGCAAGATCCTGATCTCCGAAGACCTGGACGAGCCCAGAGCCATCGTCCTGGACCCCGTGGCGGG TTACATGTACTGGACCGACTGGGGGGAGGTGCCGAAGATCGAGCGGGCAGACCTGGACGGGATGGAGCGTCTGGTGATGGTCAACACGTCTCTGGGCTGGCCCAACGGCCTCGCCCTCGACTACGAAGAGCGCAGACTCTACTGGGGGGACGCCAAGACGGATAAGATCGAG